One genomic region from Zalophus californianus isolate mZalCal1 chromosome 14, mZalCal1.pri.v2, whole genome shotgun sequence encodes:
- the ANKRD29 gene encoding ankyrin repeat domain-containing protein 29 isoform X8, with product MWTAGTVYGWILSHGTTLLMVASYAGHIDCVRELVLQGADINLQRESGTTALFFAAQQGHNDVVRFLFEFGASTEFRTKDGGTALLAASQYGHMQVVETLLKHGANIHDQLYDGATSLFLAAQGGYLDVIRLLLSSGAKVNQPRQDGTAPLWIASQMGHSEVVRVMLLRGADRDAARNDGTTALLKAANKGYNDVIEELLKFSPSLGILKNGTSALHAAVLSGNIKTVALLLEAGADPALRNKANELPAELTKNERILRLLRSKEGHRKN from the exons CATGGCACCACGCTCCTCATGGTCGCCTCCTATGCCGGTCACATAGACTGTGTGAGGGAACTCGTTCTGCAAGGAGCAGACATCAATCTCCAGAGAGAG TCAGGTACAACTGCCCTGTTCTTTGCTGCCCAGCAAGGACATAATGATGTTGTGAGATTTCTCTTTGAATTTGGAGCATCCACTGAATTTAGGACCAAA GATGGGGGCACGGCCCTGTTGGCTGCCAGTCAGTATGGGCACATGCAGGTGGTGGAGACGCTGCTGAAGCATGGAGCCAACATCCACGACCAACTCTAC GATGGAGCCACTTCTCTCTTCCTCGCTGCCCAAGGTGGCTACTTGGATGTGATTCGATTGTTGTTGTCTTCAGGAGCAAAAGTCAACCAGCCAAGGCAG GACGGGACGGCGCCGCTGTGGATCGCGTCGCAGATGGGCCACAGCGAGGTGGTGAGGGTGATGCTGCTGCGCGGAGCCGACCGGGACGCCGCCCGCAAC GATGGTACAACAGCATTACTCAAAGCAGCCAACAAAGGCTATAATGATGTTATAGAAGAGTTGCTGAAATTCTCACCCAGCCTTGGCATTTTGAAG AATGGGACATCGGCCCTCCACGCGGCAGTACTCAGTGGGAATATTAAAACAGTCGCGCTGCTCCTAGAAGCAGGGGCGGACCCAGCCCTGAGAAACAAG GCCAATGAACTTCCGGCAGAACTAACCAAAAATGAACGTATACTGCGTCTCCTCCGAAGTAAAGAAGGACACAGGAAGAACTAA
- the ANKRD29 gene encoding ankyrin repeat domain-containing protein 29 isoform X7, whose translation MWTAGTVYGWILSHGTTLLMVASYAGHIDCVRELVLQGADINLQREIATFMCTMINGTTALFFAAQQGHNDVVRFLFEFGASTEFRTKDGGTALLAASQYGHMQVVETLLKHGANIHDQLYDGATSLFLAAQGGYLDVIRLLLSSGAKVNQPRQDGTAPLWIASQMGHSEVVRVMLLRGADRDAARNDGTTALLKAANKGYNDVIEELLKFSPSLGILKNGTSALHAAVLSGNIKTVALLLEAGADPALRNKANELPAELTKNERILRLLRSKEGHRKN comes from the exons CATGGCACCACGCTCCTCATGGTCGCCTCCTATGCCGGTCACATAGACTGTGTGAGGGAACTCGTTCTGCAAGGAGCAGACATCAATCTCCAGAGAGAG ATTGCCACATTCATGTGCACAATGATTAATG GTACAACTGCCCTGTTCTTTGCTGCCCAGCAAGGACATAATGATGTTGTGAGATTTCTCTTTGAATTTGGAGCATCCACTGAATTTAGGACCAAA GATGGGGGCACGGCCCTGTTGGCTGCCAGTCAGTATGGGCACATGCAGGTGGTGGAGACGCTGCTGAAGCATGGAGCCAACATCCACGACCAACTCTAC GATGGAGCCACTTCTCTCTTCCTCGCTGCCCAAGGTGGCTACTTGGATGTGATTCGATTGTTGTTGTCTTCAGGAGCAAAAGTCAACCAGCCAAGGCAG GACGGGACGGCGCCGCTGTGGATCGCGTCGCAGATGGGCCACAGCGAGGTGGTGAGGGTGATGCTGCTGCGCGGAGCCGACCGGGACGCCGCCCGCAAC GATGGTACAACAGCATTACTCAAAGCAGCCAACAAAGGCTATAATGATGTTATAGAAGAGTTGCTGAAATTCTCACCCAGCCTTGGCATTTTGAAG AATGGGACATCGGCCCTCCACGCGGCAGTACTCAGTGGGAATATTAAAACAGTCGCGCTGCTCCTAGAAGCAGGGGCGGACCCAGCCCTGAGAAACAAG GCCAATGAACTTCCGGCAGAACTAACCAAAAATGAACGTATACTGCGTCTCCTCCGAAGTAAAGAAGGACACAGGAAGAACTAA